One window of the Misgurnus anguillicaudatus chromosome 8, ASM2758022v2, whole genome shotgun sequence genome contains the following:
- the gorasp2 gene encoding Golgi reassembly-stacking protein 2, with product MGGSQSVEIPGGGSEGYHVLRVQENSPGHRAGLEPFFDFIVSINNTRLNKDNDTLKDVLKASVEKPVKMLVYSSKTLELREATVTPSNMWGGQGLLGVSIRFCSFEGANENVWHVLEVEPNSPAALAGLRPHTDYIIGADTVMNESEDLFSLIETHEGKGLKLYVYNTDTDNCREVVITPNSAWGGEGSLGCGIGYGYLHRIPTRPFEEGKKISFPGHTHSEPASPLKDGFTEVQLSAVTPPPVAHPNPTGLEDSLSGLSLSSAPPQMPSELHTGVPTVPLLPTQMSPGLGSLPSVNPSTTLPGLMPLPSGLPPFPNLANLPNFNLPLPDLSTVALAGISGLPPPTAGLPPLPPLNLPGISPLPMPTVLPSTLPSMPGVALPSTLAPSDFVPRTALSTEQTQALTLDATPTPAVKDTPTAMPVAKETFPQETTVAHAALQSS from the exons ATGGGGGGATCGCAAAGCGTGGAAATTCCCGGAGGCGGCTCGGAGGGCTATCATGTTCTCAGA GTGCAGGAGAATTCACCTGGACACAGAGCAGGTCTTGAGCCTTTCTTTGACTTCATCGTGTCAATCAACAACACCAGACTG AACAAGGATAATGACACGTTAAAAGACGTACTGAAGGCAAGTGTCGAGAAGCCGGTGAAGATGCTGGTGTACAGCAGCAAGACGCTTGAGCTACGGGAAGCCACTGTTACCCCTAGCAACATGTGGGGTGGGCAAGGACTTCTTGGGGTCAGCATCCGCTTTTGCAGCTTCGAGGGAGCCAATGAAAACGTCTGGCATGTTTTG GAAGTGGAGCCAAATTCTCCGGCAGCATTGGCGGGTTTAAGACCTCACACCGACTATATCATTGGAGCAGACACTGTTATGAATGAG TCAGAAGATTTATTCTCATTGATAGAAACTCACGAGGGCAAAGGACTGAAGCTCTACGTCTATAACACAGACACAGATAACTGCAGGGAAGTGGTCATCACTCCCAATAGTGCCTGGGGTGGAGAGGgcag TCTCGGCTGCGGTATTGGCTACGGTTACCTGCACAGAATCCCGACTCGGCCCTTTGAAGAGGGAAAGAAAATAAGCTTTCCTGGACACACCCACAGTGAGCCTGCCAGCCCATTGAAGGACGGTTTTACAGAG GTTCAGCTGTCTGCGGTAACTCCGCCCCCTGTGGCACACCCCAACCCCACAGGGCTTGAGGATAGTTTATCTGGCCTGTCACTCAGCTCTGCCCCGCCTCAAATGCCAAGTGAACTACACACAG GTGTTCCCACAGTCCCCCTACTGCCTACTCAGATGAGCCCAGGGTTGGGTTCCCTTCCTTCTGTTAACCCCTCCACCACCCTACCAG GTTTGATGCCCTTACCGTCCGGCCTTCCTCCCTTCCCAAACCTCGCCAACCTCCCGAACTTCAATCTACCATTACCTGACCTTAGCACAGTAGCGTTAGCTGGAATCAGTGGGTTACCTCCTCCTACAGCAg GTTTACCACCTCTCCCTCCTCTGAACCTGCCTGGCATCTCCCCTTTGCCCATGCCCACCGTTCTCCCCTCCACGTTGCCCAGCATGCCAGGGGTCGCGCTGCCATCCACCCTCGCCCCCTCTGACTTCGTACCTCGCACCGCCTTATCGACCGAGCAGACTCAAGCACTGACACTGGATGCCACGCCCACCCCTGCAGTCAAAGACACGCCCACAGCGATGCCTGTCGCCAAGGAGACCTTCCCACAGGAAACAACGGTTGCACATGCTGCGCTACAGTCCTCGTAA